The genomic window TGCTGCAGTGGGTGAGGATGCCTTCGTAGGACTCGGCGAGCGCGGCCTCGGCGGCGGCGCCGCCGACGTAGAGCGGGCCGGCCGGGTTGGCCAGGCCGTCGACGCCCTCGGCGCCGCTGAGCCAGGCGGCGACCAGGGCGTCGGTGCGGGATCTGGTGAACATGGTCATGTCACTCAACTCCGTTCCGGGACAGCACAGTTGTCCGGTCACGGTAGAGCGGCATCTCCACTTCAGCTGCTGCGAATTCCAGCCATATCCACAGCAGTTTTTCCGGGCCGCCGAGCCGGCCCTCGGCTCAGGCGGTCACCTTCTCGATGAACGCCGCGAGGTTGGCCACGGTGCGCTGGATCTTCTCCTCCAGGGTGAGCGACTCGTGCAGCCGCGCCCCGGCGCCCGCCTCCTTCTTGCCCCGCACGTACAGCGAGCAGGCGAGGTCGTTGCAGATGTAGCCGCCCACCGAGTTGCCCTGCTGCCCGGCCTTGCCCGACTTGCGGGCCACCATCAGGGAGACACCGCCGGTGTGGGCGGTCAGGCAGAAGGAGCACATGCTGCGCCGCATCTGCCAGCCGGCCGGGCTCGGGCAGCGCAGCGCGACGGCCTGCGGCCCGCCGTCCAGCTCGGCGACGAGATAGGCGCGGTCCGGCGCCTGTGGATCTCGCCAGCCGAGGTAGTCCAGATCGTCCCAGGGGCGCTCGGCCAGGTCACGCGGGACGGCCAGCCGCTTCACCTCACCCTTGGTGCAGTTGACGAAGGCGGCACGGATCTCTTGCTCGGTCAGTGGCTTCATACAACGCAGGCTAATTTGCCTAAAAGCTTTAGGCAAATGCATAATCGGCACGTCGATTGAGAGGCAGGCTATGGCACGCGTAGGACTCACCCCGGAACGCCTGACCCAGGCGGGAGCGGAACTGGCCGACGAGGTCGGCTTCGACCAGGTGACCGTCTCGGAACTCGCCAGACGGTTCGACGTCAAGGTCGCGAGTCTCTACTCGCACGTCAGGAACTCCCACGACCTGAAGACCAGGATCGCCCTGCTCGCCCTGGAGGAGCTCGCCGACCGGGCCGCCGACGCGCTCGCCGGACGGGCCGGAAAGGACGCGCTGACCGCCCTGGCCAACGTCTACCGCGACTACGCCCGCGAGCACCCCGGCCGCTACGCCGCCACCCAGTACCGGCTCGACGCGCAGACCGCCGCCGACAGCGCCGGTGTACGGCACTCCCAGATGACCCGGGCGCTCCTGCGCGGCTACGACCTGACCGAACCCGACCAGACGCACGCCGTCCGGCTGCTGGGCAGCGTCTTCCACGGCTACGTCAGCCTGGAGCTGGGCGGCGGCTTCAGCCACAGCGCCCCCGACAGCCAGGAGAGCTGGAACCGGGTACTGGACGCGATGGACGCGCTGCTGCGCAACTGGCCCGCGGCCTGAACCCGGCCCGGCCGACCCGATCACCAGCACGCCCGACCACCATGCACGACCACCACCACGAACGACAGGCTGAGCCCCATGTCCCTGCCCACCGGCACGCCCGGCTGGATCACCACTCCCGTCACCGCCGACCTCCTGCGCGGCGCCCTCGACCTGGAACACACCGCTCACGGCGTCCTCCCGCACCGGCTGCCCGCCCGAGCCCGCGCCCAGTGCACCGACGGGCAGCTCGCGATGGCCGAGGCCCAGCCCTCCGGCGTCCGGCTGGTCTTCCGCACCCGGGCCACCACCGTCGAGCTGGACACGCTGCCCACCAAGCAGGTCTACGTCGGCGCCCCGCCCCGCCCGCAGGGCGTCTACGACCTGCTCGTCGACGGCCGGCTCAGCGGACAGGGCAGCGTCGACAGCGGCAACACCCTGACCATCGACATGACCACCGGCAGCGCCGAGCACCGGCCCGGCGCGCCCGGCACGCTGCGCTTCACCGGCCTGCCCGCGGACGCCAAGGACGTCGAGATCTGGCTGCCGCACAACGAGACCACCGAGCTGCTCGCGCTGCGCACCGACGCCCCCGTCGAGCCCGCACCGCACCGGGGCCGCCCGGTGTGGCTGCACCACGGCAGCTCGATCAGCCACGGCTCGGGCGCCCCGAGCCCCACCACCACCTGGCCCGCGCTGGCCGCCTCGGCCGCCGGTGCGGAGCTGATCAACCTGGGCTTCGGCGGCAGCGCCCTGCTCGACCCGTTCACCGCCCGCGCCCTGCGCGACACCCCCGCCGACCTGATCAGCGTCAAGCTCGGCATCAACCTGGTGAACACCGACCTGATGCGCCTGCGCGCCTTCACCCCCGCGGTGCACGGCTTCCTGGACACCATCCGCGAGGGCCACCCCGATACGCCGCTGCTGGTCGTCTCCGCCGTCCTGTGCCCCATCCACGAGGAGACGCCCGGCCCCAGCCTCCCCGACTTCAGCGCGCTCGCCGGCGGGCAGCTGCGGTTCCGGGCCGCGGGCGATCCGGCGGAGCGCGCGAGCGGCAAGCTGGCCCTGGGCGTCATCCGGGAGGAGCTGGCCCGGATCGTGGCGCAGCGCTCGGCCGAGGACCCGAACCTGCACTACCTCGACGGCCGGGAGCTGTACGGCGAGGCCGACTACGCCGAGCTGCCGCTGCCCGACGAGCTCCACCCGGACGCCGCCGCCCACCACCGCATCGGCGAGCGCTTCGCCGCGCTGGCCTTCGCCGCCGGTGGCCCCTTCGGCTGAGGCGCGGGCGGGGCGCGGGCGGGGGCGGGGCGTGTGTGGTGGTCAGGCCAGCAGCTCGCGCCCCTGCTCGAAGAAGGCCACCACGCCGTCCACGCCGCCGAGCTCGCGCAGCGTGACCGCCGCGCCGAACGGTGCGTTCCAGAACGGCCCCTGCGGCACGGCGTGCGGGCCGACATAGGCGTACGGCTCGGCCTGGAAGGCGTCCCCCGGCGAGACGCCGTAGTTGACCTCCGCCACGGTCACCGCGATGTCGAAGTGCTCGGGCCAGATCACCGGCTCGGCCTGCGGGAAGAGCCGGCGCAGCGCAGCGTCGCCGACCGCGAAGGCCTGCACGATCTGCTGTGCGGCCTGCGGATCGACCTCGATCGGGTCGTGCGGCGCGGCACCCGAGCCGTCCTGGTAGAGCCCGGCCGGCGCACCGGGGCTCACCCCGATCGCAGCCCCGAGGGCGGCACAGGTGGTCCACTCCAGGAAGAGCCGCTCACCGGCCGCCACCAGCTCCGCACCGACGACCTGCACATGCGGCTCGGCGGTGGTGGCGAAGCCCCCGAGGGCGGCGCGCAGCCTGATCGTGCCACTGGCGCGGTACTGCGGGCCGGCCAGCACCAGCTCGG from Kitasatospora sp. NBC_01250 includes these protein-coding regions:
- a CDS encoding TetR/AcrR family transcriptional regulator yields the protein MARVGLTPERLTQAGAELADEVGFDQVTVSELARRFDVKVASLYSHVRNSHDLKTRIALLALEELADRAADALAGRAGKDALTALANVYRDYAREHPGRYAATQYRLDAQTAADSAGVRHSQMTRALLRGYDLTEPDQTHAVRLLGSVFHGYVSLELGGGFSHSAPDSQESWNRVLDAMDALLRNWPAA
- a CDS encoding FBP domain-containing protein; translation: MKPLTEQEIRAAFVNCTKGEVKRLAVPRDLAERPWDDLDYLGWRDPQAPDRAYLVAELDGGPQAVALRCPSPAGWQMRRSMCSFCLTAHTGGVSLMVARKSGKAGQQGNSVGGYICNDLACSLYVRGKKEAGAGARLHESLTLEEKIQRTVANLAAFIEKVTA
- a CDS encoding DUF6229 family protein, with translation MTMFTRSRTDALVAAWLSGAEGVDGLANPAGPLYVGGAAAEAALAESYEGILTHCSSCSASLHSYCC
- a CDS encoding GDSL-type esterase/lipase family protein; its protein translation is MSLPTGTPGWITTPVTADLLRGALDLEHTAHGVLPHRLPARARAQCTDGQLAMAEAQPSGVRLVFRTRATTVELDTLPTKQVYVGAPPRPQGVYDLLVDGRLSGQGSVDSGNTLTIDMTTGSAEHRPGAPGTLRFTGLPADAKDVEIWLPHNETTELLALRTDAPVEPAPHRGRPVWLHHGSSISHGSGAPSPTTTWPALAASAAGAELINLGFGGSALLDPFTARALRDTPADLISVKLGINLVNTDLMRLRAFTPAVHGFLDTIREGHPDTPLLVVSAVLCPIHEETPGPSLPDFSALAGGQLRFRAAGDPAERASGKLALGVIREELARIVAQRSAEDPNLHYLDGRELYGEADYAELPLPDELHPDAAAHHRIGERFAALAFAAGGPFG